Proteins encoded together in one Lathyrus oleraceus cultivar Zhongwan6 chromosome 5, CAAS_Psat_ZW6_1.0, whole genome shotgun sequence window:
- the LOC127080855 gene encoding probable inactive receptor kinase At5g58300 — MKLKFSNVALVLLITSLSLFSLIVADSDLNSDRQALLEFASSVPHAPRLNWNDSSSICTSWTGVTCNSNRTRVVGIHLPGIGLTGSIPENTIGKLDALRVLSLHSNGLRGNLPSNILSIPSLQFAHLQKNNFSGLIPSSVSPKLVVFDISFNSFSGIIPSEFQNLRRLTWFYLQNNSISGPIPDFNLPSLKYLNLSYNNLNGSIPNSIKTFPSTSFLGNSLLCGPPLLSNCSSISPSPSPSPTLTQNQKDTTTRKKSFGIAAILALVIGGIALLSLLVLVFFVCFLKKKNNKRSGILKGKASSCAGKTEVSKSFGSGVQAAEKNKLFFFEGSSYTFDLEDLLKASAEVLGKGSYGTAYKAVLEEGVTMVVKRLKEVVVGKKEFEQQLDIVGRFGRHPNVMPLRAYYYSKDEKLLVYNYMPGGSLFFLLHGNKGAGRTPFDWDSRVKVALGTAKGIAFIHSEGGSKFTHGNIKSTNVLITQELDSCISDVGLPPLMNAPATMSRANGYRAPEVTDSKKITQKSDVYSFGVLLLEMLTGKTPLRYPGYEDVVDLPRWVKSVVREEWTAEVFDEELLRGQYVEEEMVQMLQIALACVGNTPDMRPRMDEAVRMIEEIKHPEFKNRTSSESEYSNLQTP, encoded by the exons ATGAAGTTGAAATTCTCTAATGTTGCTCTTGTTCTATTAATCACGTCACTGTCTCTCTTTAGTTTGATTGTAGCTGATTCTGACTTGAACTCGGACCGACAAGCTCTATTGGAGTTTGCTTCTTCTGTTCCACACGCACCGAGGCTCAACTGGAATGACTCATCTTCAATTTGTACTTCATGGACTGGTGTGACTTGCAACTCAAACCGAACTCGTGTCGTAGGCATCCATCTTCCAGGAATCGGATTAACCGGTTCAATTCCGGAGAACACAATAGGAAAACTAGATGCTCTTAGAGTTCTAAGCCTTCATTCCAACGGTCTTAGAGGGAATCTTCCTTCTAACATCCTTTCCATTCCTTCCCTCCAATTTGCACATCTGCAGAAAAACAACTTCTCAGGTCTAATTCCGTCTTCCGTCTCTCCTAAACTAGTTGTATTCGATATTTCCTTTAACTCCTTCTCTGGTATTATACCATCCGAGTTTCAGAACCTGAGAAGACTCACTTGGTTTTATCTCCAAAACAATTCTATATCGGGTCCTATCCCCGACTTCAACCTCCCAAGTCTCAAATACTTGAATTTGAGCTATAATAACTTGAACGGTTCGATTCCAAATTCCATCAAAACATTCCCGTCTACTTCTTTTCTTGGAAACTCTCTCTTATGTGGTCCACCTCTTCTCAGTAATTGCTCTTCAATCTCTCCTTCTCCATCTCCTTCCCCTACACTCACACAAAACCAAAAAGATACGACGACCCGTAAGAAAAGCTTTGGCATAGCAGCTATACTTGCTCTAGTCATTGGAGGAATCGCCTTACTATCTCTACTAGTGTTAGTGTTCTTTGTATGCTTCCTTAAgaagaaaaacaataaaagaagCGGCATACTGAAAGGAAAAGCTTCTTCTTGCGCTGGAAAGACTGAAGTTTCGAAGAGTTTTGGAAGTGGAGTGCAGGCTGCTGAAAAGAACAAGTTGTTTTTCTTTGAAGGTTCTTCTTATACCTTTGACCTTGAAGATCTACTAAAGGCTTCTGCTGAAGTTCTCGGTAAAGGGAGCTATGGTACAGCGTACAAGGCAGTTTTGGAGGAGGGGGTGACAATGGTGGTTAAAAGGTTGAAGGAAGTTGTGGTAGGAAAGAAGGAGTTTGAACAACAGTTGGATATTGTCGGGAGATTCGGACGCCACCCTAATGTCATGCCGCTTAGAGCTTATTACTATTCCAAAGATGAGAAACTTTTGGTTTACAATTACATGCCGGGAGGCAGCTTGTTTTTCTTGTTGCATG GAAACAAAGGCGCAGGAAGAACACCATTTGATTGGGATTCAAGAGTAAAAGTCGCACTCGGAACAGCTAAAGGAATTGCTTTCATTCACTCAGAAGGAGGTTCGAAATTTACACACGGAAACATAAAATCAACCAATGTACTAATAACACAAGAATTGGATAGCTGCATTTCTGATGTTGGACTACCTCCTCTGATGAACGCGCCAGCAACAATGTCGAGAGCAAACGGGTATAGAGCTCCAGAAGTAACCGATTCCAAAAAGATCACACAGAAGTCCGACGTATACAGCTTCGGCGTGCTGCTACTTGAAATGCTAACAGGAAAGACTCCACTAAGGTATCCTGGTTATGAGGATGTTGTTGATCTTCCGAGATGGGTTAAGTCCGTTGTGAGAGAGGAATGGACAGCTGAAGTATTCGATGAAGAACTTCTTAGAGGACAATATGTTGAAGAGGAAATGGTTCAGATGCTTCAGATTGCACTTGCGTGTGTCGGTAACACGCCCGATATGAGGCCGAGAATGGATGAAGCTGTTAGAATGATAGAGGAAATTAAACATCCTGAGTTTAAGAACAGGACATCCTCGGAGTCTGAATATTCTAATCTGCAAACACCATAA